GTACGGCTGCACACCCGATACCGACACGACACTACCGATTCGGGATCAGGCTCCGCGAAGGTGGGGCAGGAGCGCCGCGCATACGGCGTCGGCCGCCTCGGAGGCCGCGGCGTGACCGACGTCTTCGAGCATGCACAGGGTGGCGCCGGGAATCGCGAGGCCCAGGGCCTTGCTATCGGGCGTCAGCAGATCGGCGCCGGCCGCGATGACCAGGGTAGCCACCCGGAGCTCGGAGACGCTCGCGGCGCGCGCCCCCGACCAGGAAGCGATGCCGCGGGCCCACCGGTCGAGCGCGTCGGGCGGGACGACCGACACGGCGGCGGAGAGGCCGCGCCGCATGCGCTCGCGCAGCGGGGCATCGGCGAGCGTGCGCTCGGAGAAGAGCCACGGCAGCAGCGTGCGCGCCAGCACGTCGCTGCCTGCCCGACGCGACACCGCCCTCCAGGCGTCGACGACGGCGAGCAGCCTCGCGGATGCGACGACGAAGGGCGTGACCAGCGCGAGGGAGCGCACGCGCTCGGGAAAGCGCAGCGCCATCTCGAGCGCGATCGCGGCGCCGAGGCTCGCGCCGACGACGTGCACCGGACCCGACAGCGAGGCGGTGAGCGCCGCCGCGTCTTCCGCCGCCGTGGCGACGTCGTAGACGTCTCCCATCGGAGAGTCCGACGCACCGACTCCGCGGGGATGCAGCCCGATGGCTTCGAACTCGCCGCTCTCGGTGAGCGCCTGGATCTGAGGTGCCAGGCTCGCCACACCGACGCCGAAGCCGGGGAGCAGGAGAACGGGTCGGCCGCCGCCGTGGCGCAGCACCTCCAAGCTCACTCCGGCCGCGACGCCGAAAAGCCGCGCGCGCCGCGCCGCGAAGGCGTCGACGTCTTCCCGCGTGATGCGTCCGCCGGGGCCGCTGCCGACCACCGCCGCCATATCGACATCGAGGCTGCGGGCGAGCGCGCGCGCAGCCGGTGTGGCCGGAGCCGCGCCGCCTCGTGGCGGCGAGGCGAGCAGGGACGCGGCCTCGCGACGAACGGACGAGACGTCCGGTGGGTTCCCGGCCGGCTCAGCAGGCGCGAGGGGACGATCGTTGGCGAGGCGGAATGCCTCGGCGTCGAAGGGCTCCGCCATGGACGCGGTGATCGCGGCGAGCAGGCTGCCACAGGGAACCGTCTCACCGGCCTCGACGTAGACGTGGCGCAGCACCCCGGAGTCGGTGGCTTCGATCTCGACCTGGGCCTTCTCGGATTCGATGACGACGACGGTGCGCCCCTTCTCGACGACTCCACCGATGCCGACCGCCCACTCGACGACCATGCCCTCCTGCATCGTCATGCCGAGCTTGGGCATTGCGATCGCGATCGCCACCGCGCCCTCCCTGCTCAAAGAAGCGCGCGCGCCGCTTCGACGATGCGGGCCGAGGAGGGCATGTAGGCTTCCTCGAGGACGCGGGAAAACGGCACCGGACACATCGCCGCGGTCACCCGCTTCACCGGACCGTTCAGGAAATCGAACCCGCGGTCGACGCAGAGCGCCGCGACGTCGCTGGCGATGCCGCAGCGAGGCGTGGCCTCGTCGACGACGACCAGGCGGCCGGTCTTGGCGAGGGTGGCGAGGATCGCGTCCTCGTCGAGAGGCGCCAGCGAGCGCAAGTCCAGCACTTCGGCGCTGACACCGTCGCGCGCCAACTCCGCGGCCGCCGCGAGCGCCATCCCCACCGTCGCCCCCATGCCGACCAAGGACACGTCGCTTCCCTCCCGCACCACCTTGGCCTTGCCGATCGGCACCTCGTAGTCGCCTTCGGGGACGTCGGCGGACAGGAACAGGATCCCCTTGGGCTCGCAGAAGATCACCGGATCGTCGCTGCGGATCGCCGCCAGCAGCAGGCCCTTGGCATCGGCGGCGTTGGAGGGAATCACGGTCTTGAGGCCCGGAATCCCGGCCGTCATCCAGTACAACGACTGCGAGTGTTGCGCCGCCGCCTGCAGGCCCGCGCCCGTCACGGTGCGCACGGTGAGTGGAACGCGGGCCTTGCCGCCGAACATGTAGCGGAACTTGGAGGCCTGGTTCAGCAAGGGATCCAGGCAGGTCCCGAGGAAGTCGATGAACATCAGCTCCACCACGGGACGAAGACCCGTGACCGCCGCCCCGACCGCCGTGCCGAGGATGCCCATCTCGCTGATCGGGGTATCGAGGACCTGGTTCGGAAACTCCCGGACGAGCCCCCGCGTCACGCTCATGATGCCGCCCATCTCCTCGGTGCCTTCGGGACGGCGTCCGCCGCCGGCGACGTCTTCGCCCATGAGGACGACGTCGGAGTCGCTCGCCATGGCGATCCGCAACGCCTCGGCGATGGCGAAGGCGGTGGGAATCTCTCTCATCGCCCCGCCTCCTCCGTGACGTACACGTCCCGCAGGAGCTCGCCGGGATCGGGGAAAGGCGCCGCCTCGGCGACGCCGACCGCTTCGGCGATGCGTTCGCCGACTTCGCGGTCGATCCGCCGCAGGTCTTCGACGGCGATCAGGCCTTCGCCGGTGACGCGGGTCTCGAAGAGCCGCAGCGGGTCGCGTTGGGTGATCCACTCGTCGGCCTCCGCCTTGCTCCGGTAGACGAGCGTGTCACCGACGTAGTGGCCGGCGAAGCGATAGGTCTTGCACTCGAGCAAGGTGGGGCCTTCACCCCGCCGCGCCCTGGCGATCGCCTCTCCGGACTTGGCGTAGACGTCGAAGAAGTCCATGCCGTCGGCGATCAGGCTGTGCATGGCGTAGGAACGTCCGCGTTCAGCGATGTCTTCGACCGGAACGACGAACTCGGTCGGCGTGAACTCTCCCCACCCGTTGTTCTCGCAGACGTAGAGGGCCGGCAGCTTCCAGTTCGCCGCCATGTTCAGCGATTCGTGGAAAGCACCCTGATTGGAGGCCCCGTCGCCGAAGAACGCGACGCCCACGCCGCCGGTCTTCTTGAGCTTGGCGGTGAGCGCGGCGCCGGTGGCGAGCGGAATGCCGGCGCCGACGATGCCGTTGGCGCCGAGCATGCCCTTTTCGAGGTCCGCGATGTGCATGGAGCCGCCACGCCCCCGGCAGATCCCGCTGCTGCTCCCGAACAGCTCCGCCATCATACCGCGAACGTCCACGCCCTTGGCGATGCAGTGGCCGTGGCCGCGATGCGTGGACGCGACGTGGTCGTTCTCCTTCAGGTTGGCGCAGACCCCGGCCGCCACCGCTTCCTCTCCGATGTACGTGTGGAGGAAGCCGCCGAGCTTGCCACGGGTGACCAATTCGACGAGCTTCTCCTCGAAGCTGCGGATCGTACGCATCGTGCGATAGGCGACCAGCAGGATCTCTTCCGTCGGTTCCATGGTCCGCCTCCCTCAGTGGACTTCGCCGCCGCCGGCCACCGTGAGCGTCGTGCCGGTGACGTTCTCCGCCCGACAGAGGAACACGGCCGCGGCGGCGATCTCTTCGGGCGTCTGCTCCCGCTTGGTGAAGGTGCTCCGCGCGATGAACTCTTCGAAGACCCTCTCGACGGGCACTCCGGTCATCGCCGCCAGCATCGGGTTCAGGACTTCGGTCCACATCGCGGTCGCGATGAAGCCCGGACAGAGCGCATTGACGCTGATCCCCGCGGGGCCGAGCTCTTCGGCCAGGGATTGGGTGAAGGAAATGACGGCGGCCTTGGAGGCGCAGTAGGCCGAAAGACCGGCGCGGCCGGTCTTGCCCGCCACCGAGGCCACGTTGACGATGCGGCCTTCTCCTCGCGCGGCCAGATGGGGGATGGCGGCACGGGCGCAGAGGAAGACCCCGCGCACGTTGACCGCGAAGACCCGATCCCAGACGGCCTCGTCCATCGCCGCCACCGGTGCGGCGGCGATGATGCCGGCGTTGGCGACCAGGATGTCGAGACCGCCCATGGCCTCGACGGCGGCGGCCACCATGCGCTCGACGTCCTCGGCCTTGGTCACGTCGGCGCAGACGGCATGCGTGCGGCGCCCACAGGCCCTGACGGCGGCCACGGTGGCGTCGAGATCCCCGGCACCGGCGAGCGCATAGCCTACGCCGCCCCCGCCCGTCGGCGCCAGATCGGAGACGACGACGTCGCAGCCTTCACGGGCGAGGGCCAGCGCGATCGCCCGGCCGAGCCCGCGCGCGGCGCCAGTGACGAGCGCGATCTTGTCGAACAACTGCATGCGATTCCCCCCGGCGGCGTCGTGAAGCCGGGCGCCCCTTAGCACGGGGGCGAAGCACTTGGAATCTTCAGGCGCGTGACGACGGCGGGAAGAAGCGTTCGATCGTCCCGTCGGGGGCCATGCGTGCGGACAGCGGCGGCGCTAGGAACCCGCCCCGGCGCGGTTCCGCGCCACGTCCCCGTGGTCTGCCGCCTCGGGTGCGGCGGCCGGCGCCGTTCGGGCATCCTTCGCGAGCGCGGCGAGGCCGCGGAACGAGCCGTGGATCGCCTTCACGAAGCTCCGCAGATCGGGAACCAGCTCGTAGTCGGCGTTGAATCCCCAGAAGAGCGTGCCGTCGTAGCTGAAGATGGCGACGCCGAGGCCGGTGTTCTCGAGGAGCGGCACCTGCGGGTAGAGCTCGAGGAGGCGCGCGCCCAGCATGTAGAGCGGAAACTGCGGCCCCGGGACGTTGGTGACGATCATGTTGATCGGACCCGCGGCGGCGCGCGCGCCGAGCGACAGCAGGACGGTCGGCGTCCACTCGGCGATCGCCATCATCGTCTCGACCCCGAGCGCCTGGTTCGTCGCTTTGAGGTCCTGGGTCGCGTGCCGGATCGCCGACAAGCGGAGCGCCGCATCGGGCTCGCCGATCGGCAGCCGCAGAATCCACGACGACACGCGATTACCGAGCCGACCCCGCTCGGCCTCGCGCCGGACGCTCACCGGTGCCGAGACGCGGAAATCGACCTCCTCGGGATGGAGGTGGTGTACGATCAGGAACTCACGCACGGCGCCGGCGACGGTCGCCAGCACCAGATCGTTGATGGTGCAGCCGAGCGCCTTGGCCACCGCTTTGAAATCCGCGAGCGGCATGCTCAGCCAGTCGAAGCGCCGGTGGGGGCCGAGGCGGCCATTGAGCGGCGTCTCCGACGCCGAACGTACGGCCCACCCGAGGAGATCGGCGACGGCACGCACCCGCACCAGAAGCTCGCTTCCCATGTTCGCGGTCTCGCTCCACAGCTGGCCGAGACCCCGGATCGCCTGGAGCGGCAGCATCAGACGCCGGAGCGCGGCGTCGCGCAGGAGCTTCGCGCCGGTCGGCGGCGTTCGTGGGACATATTGCGGCGCTTCTTTCGGCTCGTATTCGGCGAACGGCGATAGCAGGATCTGCGCCAGGTCGACGCCCGCTTGTCCGTCGAGCATGCAATGGTGGATCTTGTTGATGACCGCGAAGCGATCGCCCTGAAGACCCTCGACGACCCAGGTCTCCCAGAGCGGGCGCGCGCGATCGAGCTGCTGCGCCATCACCCGGGCCGAGAGCCGCCGCAGCTCCTCCTCTCCGCCCGGACGCGGCAGCGCCGTGTGACGGATGTGGTAGTCGAGGTTGAACTGACGGTCGTCCACCCAGACCGGATGAGCCTCGATCGGGATCCAGGCCAGGCGTTGGCGGTAGCGCGGGATCCGATGGAGGACCGCGGCGATGGCGCGCTTGAACGCGCCGATGTCGATCCCCCCCTCGGCGGTCTTGAGCGGTCCGGCCTCGAAGATCTGCGTCGCCGCGACGTGCATGTGCACGGTCGGCGTCTCGAAGACCAGAAACGAGTAATCCTGCGCCGACAGGCGCGCATAGTACGGGGAGCTCACGGCGCGGGCGTAAGACAGCGTGGTGCACGAGTCAAGGACGACGAGCGTGCCGCGACGCCCATTGCCGGGCCGGCGCCGACGATGCTAGACGCGTCCTCACATGTCCTCGTGGGTGAGCCACGGTGCCGAGTTGATGGTGCGGTCGGTGGCATTGCCGTTCGTCCTCGGCCTGCGCTGGCTCGCCGAGCCCGACGACGAGGCCGGTGCGGCTCCCAACGCGACGGGTCACGGGTGGAGCCGGCGCCTCAAGATGGCGGCCGACGAGTTGTTCTTCGCGAGCGAGCTCCTGGCGGGGGGACCGTCGGCGTTTTTCGACGGCGTACGGTTGCGTTCGGAGATGCAGCAGAGCGTCGCGTTCTTCCATGCGCACGGCTGGCTCGACGACCCCGCCGCGTATCATCGAACTCCGCCCCCGCTGCACGAAGTCTCCCTCGTCGATCTCGCGACACGCCGCGGGCCCTACCAGCATCTGCGCTTCGAGAGCGGCTACGAGCCGGTCGAGGGTGAGCCCGGACGCGAACGCTGGCTCGGGATCGAGCCCAATCGAACGGCGCACGCGTGGCTGCTGCGCCATCCCGGTCCGCCCCGGCCGTGGGTCGTCTGCGCGGCGGCCTATCGCATGGGGGATCCGGCCGTCGATTTCCTCGGCTTCCGCGCCCATTGGCTGCATCGTTCTCTCGGCGTCAACGTGGCCATTCCGGTCGTCCCCTTCCACGGTCCGCGCCGCGCCGGACGTCGTGGCGGCGACGGGTTCATGACCGGCGATTTCATCGACACCGTGCACGCCGTGGCGCAAGCGGTGTGGGACACGCGCCGCCTGATCGACTGGCTGCGGCGCGAGGGGGCGCCCGCGATCGCGGTCTACGGCCTCTCGCTCGGCGGCTCCACGGCGGCGCTCCTGGCGTCGCTCGAGTCGGCGCTCGACTGTGTGATCATCGGCATTCCCGCCGTCGATTTCGGCGAGTTGATGCGCTGGAACTTGCGCGGGCCGTTGGTGCAGGCAACCGAGCGCCTCGGATTCCCGTGGGACCACGTGGCGACCGTGCTGCGCGTCGTGTCGCCGCTCGCCATGGCTCCGCGCGTCGCGAAACCGCGCCGTTTCGTCTTCGGCGCCGCCGGCGACACGCTCGCCCCGCCCGGTCAGACGCGCGCGCTCTGGCGTCATTGGGGCGAGCCGCGCTTGCTGCTCTACAACGGCGGCCACGTGTCCTTCCTCTTCGAGAACGCCGTGCGCGATCTCCTGGTGGAAGCGTTGGCGACGACCGGGCTGCTGCCCGCGCACCCCGGCGCGGCGTGACGATACGCCGCCGCTGACCACGAAGAAGGATTGATCGCCCGCCGCCGCAAACTGGCGGAGACGCGGCGAACGAAGTAGGAAGGCCCGATGCGATCCCCTCGTGACTTCTTCAAGCCCCTCGCCCTCGGCGCGCCGGAGCCGGTGCGCGAGATCCCCATCAAGCCGTCGCGGATGATCCATTTCTTCGATCCGTCGAACCCGAAGATGCTGGCCAAGGTGCCCGAGCTGGCCCTCCAGGCGGACATCCTCCTCGGCAACCTCGAGGACGCGACCCCAGCCGACCGCAAGGTCGCGGCGCGCGAGGGCCTGGTCACGATCGGGCGCGAGGTCGATTTCCGGGGGACGCCGCTCTGGACCCGCGTCAACTCGCTCGATTCGCCGTGGTGCCTCGACGACGTCTCGGCGCTCGTCGCGGGCATCGGCAACCGGCTCGAGGTCATGCTGATCCCGAAGGTCGAGGGCGCGTGGGACATCCACTACATCGATCGGCTCCTCGCCCAGCTCGAGGCGAAGCACAAGGTGCAGCGGCCGATCTTGATCCATGCCATCCTCGAGACCGCGCTCGGCGTCGCCAACGTCGAAGAGATCTGCGCCGCGAGTCCGCGCATGCAGGGCGTGAGCTTCGGTCCGGCCGACCTCGCGGCGTCGCGCCGCATGAAGACGACGCGCGTCGGCGGCGGCCACCCCGCGTATCTCGTGCGCAACGATCCCGATCCGAAGAACCCGGATGCGCCGCGGCCGACCGCGCAACAGGATCCGTGGCACTACTCGATCGCGCGCATGGTCGACGCCTGCGCCGCGACGGGAGCGCTGCCGTTCTACGGCCCGTTCGGCGACATCGCGGACTCGCTCGGATGCGAGGATCAGTTCCGCGCGGCGTTCTTGCTCGGCTGCGTCGGCGCGTGGTCGCTGCACCCGAACCAGATCGCGATCGCGAAGAAGGTGTTCAGCCCGCCGCCGAACGAGGTGGCGTTCGCCAAGAAGGTACTCGAGGCGATGCCCGACGGCCGCGGCGTCATGATGCTCGATGGCAAGATGCAGGACGACGCGACCTGGAAGCAGTGCAAGGTCATGGTGAACCTCGCCAAGATGCTGGCCGAGAAGGACCCGGAGCTGAAGGCGTCGTACGGGTTCTGAGCGTGGCGTCGCCGGTCGCGATCGACGTCGTCGATCTGCGGCGCCGCTCGGATCGGCGCCGCTTCCTCGACGTGGCGGCGCCGATCTATCGCGACCATCCGTGCTACGTCGAGCCTCTGCGCGGCGAGCGCCTGAAGTTCCTCGACCCCGACGTCAATCCCGGGCTCGCGAACCTCGAGATCCAGGCGTGGATCGCGCGCCGCGACGGCCGCGACGTCGGCCGCATCACGGCTCACGTCGACCGTCTGTACGACGGCCTCCACGGCACGGGCACCGGGTGGTTCGGCTTCTTCGAGAGCATCGACGACCCCGCCGTAGCGCACGCACTCCTCGCGGCGGCCGTTCGCCGGCACGCGGCGCGGGGGGCAACGGAGATGATCGGCCCGATGAGCTTCACGACCAACCAGGAATGCGGCCTCCTGGTCGAGAACTTCACGCGTCGTCCCACCTTCGGCACGAGCTACAATCCGCCGTACTACGAGGCGCTGCTCACCAGTTTCGGCTGCCGCGGCGTGAAGGATCTCTACGGGTGGTGGATGGACGTCACGACCGGCTTCGAGGAGCCGGGGCGTGCGCGGATCGCGGCGTTCGCCGAGCGCCTGAAGGCGCGCGCCGACGTCGTGATCCGCCACGCCGAGCGGCGCCGCTATCGCGACGAGTGGGCGCTGATGTTCGACATCTATCAGGAGGCGTGGCGCGACAACTGGGGGTACAGTCCGATCACCAGGGAGGAGTTCGGGTGGACGGCCGAGAGCGCACGCCCGATCCTCCGCGAGGAGCTCGCGCTGATCGTCGAGGTGCACGGTCAGCCCGTCGGCTTCGCGATCTCATTGCCCGACGCCAACGAGATCGCACCGCGGAACGGCCGGCTCTTTCCCTTCGGATGGGTGCGCTTCGCGTTCGGCCTCCGTCACATCCGTCACGCGCGGCTGATCCTGCTCGGCATCCGTCCCGCGTACCGGAAGCGCGGTCTCGAATCGCTGCTCTGCATCGAGACCGCGCTCCGCGCCCGGCAGATCGGATTGGGCGGCGGCGAGGTGAGCTGGACGCTCGAAGACAACGTCCTCATCAACCGGGCGATCGAAGCGATGGGCGGGAGGCGAGATCGGACCTGGCGTCTGTACCGGATGCCCCTCGCCGCATCGGTGTGACGGGAGGCCAGAGCGGCGCCGCCCCGCGCGCGCGGCGCCGGGCCGCCTCGGCGGCCGGCAGACGGACCGCGGCGACGAACGCGCCGAGTCCGAGGGCGGCCCCCGCTACGACGTCGATCCCGTAGTGCCAACGAAGGAGCAGCGTCGCGACCACGATGTTGGCGGCGAAGAAGCCGGTCGGCGCCCACGCGATCCGCAGCCAGCGCTCGCGGCGGTGGCGGAAAGCGAACAGTGTCAGGAAGAGCGGCCCCGCCGTGTGAAGCGACGGGAAGATGTCTTTTTGCGACCCGCCGGCGGCGACCGTCCGCAGCAGGGCATCGTGCCACGGCCCGCGCGGCAGCGGGTGCGCGAACAGCTCCGGAAACGTGGTCGACGGACCGAATCCCGGAACCAGGAGATAGAGCGTCTGCCCGAGGCAGTAGACGAGGAGCATGCCGGTCGCGAACTCGGCGATCAGCGGCTCGTGGTCGACCCGGAGCGCAATCGACAGCGTGTAGAAGGCGAGCAGCCAGAAGTAGCTCAGATAGAAGAACGAGAACCACTCCGTCGTCGCCGGCGTGACGAAGCGCTGGATCCACACCGCGGGCTCGCCGCCGAACAGCGCCACGTCGAGCGCGAGCAAGCGCGCGTCGAGGGCGCGCGGATTCACCACCGGAGCCAGATCGCGGAGCACGAAGTAGGCTCCGAGGACGCCCCCGATCGTGCCCGCGCGGTAGACGAGAGGGGCGAACGGGGCGGCCGTCACCAGGCCGCCCCGGACGCCGGCGATGGCGCCGAGAGCCACGACCGCCAGCAGGGCCATCCGGCCGGCGGCCCGCGCCTTCAGTGGATGAGGGTGGGCGGCGAGGGCCGCCAGGGCGAGCATGGTCACGAAGCCGCCGACCAGCCAGTCGTGCACCGCGAGCTCACGGCGCCATCGCGACCCCGCCACAAAATCTCCTTGGCTGGGAACGGCGTTCTTTGCTACCTCTGGCCTCACGTCCCAACCGTGCCATCCGGAGGCAACATGCGTAAACTCCTCACCGCCCTACTCCTCGTCCTCTCCTACTCGATCTGGTTCCGGCCCGAGCCCGCGCAGAGCGTCGGGCCGTCGTTCGTGTTCCCGCTGTCGATCAAAGGCAAGGCGGTCCAGACCGACATCGCGGTCGGACCAGGCTTCAAGCCGGCCCGGGGAAAGGTCAATGACAAGATCCTGGCGGCGATCCTGCGCGGGGAGAACGCGACGGACTACTCCGTGCAGTTCCTCGACGTCCTGGGTCACGACGGGTCGGGCCGTTTCTACCTCTTCTTCGACGGCCGCGGGATGGACGGCAGCCTCACCCTGCGTGTC
The DNA window shown above is from Deltaproteobacteria bacterium and carries:
- a CDS encoding thiamine pyrophosphate-dependent dehydrogenase E1 component subunit alpha, which codes for MEPTEEILLVAYRTMRTIRSFEEKLVELVTRGKLGGFLHTYIGEEAVAAGVCANLKENDHVASTHRGHGHCIAKGVDVRGMMAELFGSSSGICRGRGGSMHIADLEKGMLGANGIVGAGIPLATGAALTAKLKKTGGVGVAFFGDGASNQGAFHESLNMAANWKLPALYVCENNGWGEFTPTEFVVPVEDIAERGRSYAMHSLIADGMDFFDVYAKSGEAIARARRGEGPTLLECKTYRFAGHYVGDTLVYRSKAEADEWITQRDPLRLFETRVTGEGLIAVEDLRRIDREVGERIAEAVGVAEAAPFPDPGELLRDVYVTEEAGR
- a CDS encoding alpha/beta hydrolase, whose product is MSSWVSHGAELMVRSVALPFVLGLRWLAEPDDEAGAAPNATGHGWSRRLKMAADELFFASELLAGGPSAFFDGVRLRSEMQQSVAFFHAHGWLDDPAAYHRTPPPLHEVSLVDLATRRGPYQHLRFESGYEPVEGEPGRERWLGIEPNRTAHAWLLRHPGPPRPWVVCAAAYRMGDPAVDFLGFRAHWLHRSLGVNVAIPVVPFHGPRRAGRRGGDGFMTGDFIDTVHAVAQAVWDTRRLIDWLRREGAPAIAVYGLSLGGSTAALLASLESALDCVIIGIPAVDFGELMRWNLRGPLVQATERLGFPWDHVATVLRVVSPLAMAPRVAKPRRFVFGAAGDTLAPPGQTRALWRHWGEPRLLLYNGGHVSFLFENAVRDLLVEALATTGLLPAHPGAA
- a CDS encoding wax ester/triacylglycerol synthase family O-acyltransferase produces the protein MSSPYYARLSAQDYSFLVFETPTVHMHVAATQIFEAGPLKTAEGGIDIGAFKRAIAAVLHRIPRYRQRLAWIPIEAHPVWVDDRQFNLDYHIRHTALPRPGGEEELRRLSARVMAQQLDRARPLWETWVVEGLQGDRFAVINKIHHCMLDGQAGVDLAQILLSPFAEYEPKEAPQYVPRTPPTGAKLLRDAALRRLMLPLQAIRGLGQLWSETANMGSELLVRVRAVADLLGWAVRSASETPLNGRLGPHRRFDWLSMPLADFKAVAKALGCTINDLVLATVAGAVREFLIVHHLHPEEVDFRVSAPVSVRREAERGRLGNRVSSWILRLPIGEPDAALRLSAIRHATQDLKATNQALGVETMMAIAEWTPTVLLSLGARAAAGPINMIVTNVPGPQFPLYMLGARLLELYPQVPLLENTGLGVAIFSYDGTLFWGFNADYELVPDLRSFVKAIHGSFRGLAALAKDARTAPAAAPEAADHGDVARNRAGAGS
- a CDS encoding CoA ester lyase translates to MRSPRDFFKPLALGAPEPVREIPIKPSRMIHFFDPSNPKMLAKVPELALQADILLGNLEDATPADRKVAAREGLVTIGREVDFRGTPLWTRVNSLDSPWCLDDVSALVAGIGNRLEVMLIPKVEGAWDIHYIDRLLAQLEAKHKVQRPILIHAILETALGVANVEEICAASPRMQGVSFGPADLAASRRMKTTRVGGGHPAYLVRNDPDPKNPDAPRPTAQQDPWHYSIARMVDACAATGALPFYGPFGDIADSLGCEDQFRAAFLLGCVGAWSLHPNQIAIAKKVFSPPPNEVAFAKKVLEAMPDGRGVMMLDGKMQDDATWKQCKVMVNLAKMLAEKDPELKASYGF
- a CDS encoding alpha/beta fold hydrolase, giving the protein MAIAIAMPKLGMTMQEGMVVEWAVGIGGVVEKGRTVVVIESEKAQVEIEATDSGVLRHVYVEAGETVPCGSLLAAITASMAEPFDAEAFRLANDRPLAPAEPAGNPPDVSSVRREAASLLASPPRGGAAPATPAARALARSLDVDMAAVVGSGPGGRITREDVDAFAARRARLFGVAAGVSLEVLRHGGGRPVLLLPGFGVGVASLAPQIQALTESGEFEAIGLHPRGVGASDSPMGDVYDVATAAEDAAALTASLSGPVHVVGASLGAAIALEMALRFPERVRSLALVTPFVVASARLLAVVDAWRAVSRRAGSDVLARTLLPWLFSERTLADAPLRERMRRGLSAAVSVVPPDALDRWARGIASWSGARAASVSELRVATLVIAAGADLLTPDSKALGLAIPGATLCMLEDVGHAAASEAADAVCAALLPHLRGA
- a CDS encoding SDR family oxidoreductase, yielding MFDKIALVTGAARGLGRAIALALAREGCDVVVSDLAPTGGGGVGYALAGAGDLDATVAAVRACGRRTHAVCADVTKAEDVERMVAAAVEAMGGLDILVANAGIIAAAPVAAMDEAVWDRVFAVNVRGVFLCARAAIPHLAARGEGRIVNVASVAGKTGRAGLSAYCASKAAVISFTQSLAEELGPAGISVNALCPGFIATAMWTEVLNPMLAAMTGVPVERVFEEFIARSTFTKREQTPEEIAAAAVFLCRAENVTGTTLTVAGGGEVH
- a CDS encoding alpha-ketoacid dehydrogenase subunit beta, coding for MREIPTAFAIAEALRIAMASDSDVVLMGEDVAGGGRRPEGTEEMGGIMSVTRGLVREFPNQVLDTPISEMGILGTAVGAAVTGLRPVVELMFIDFLGTCLDPLLNQASKFRYMFGGKARVPLTVRTVTGAGLQAAAQHSQSLYWMTAGIPGLKTVIPSNAADAKGLLLAAIRSDDPVIFCEPKGILFLSADVPEGDYEVPIGKAKVVREGSDVSLVGMGATVGMALAAAAELARDGVSAEVLDLRSLAPLDEDAILATLAKTGRLVVVDEATPRCGIASDVAALCVDRGFDFLNGPVKRVTAAMCPVPFSRVLEEAYMPSSARIVEAARALL
- a CDS encoding phosphatase PAP2 family protein, translated to MAGSRWRRELAVHDWLVGGFVTMLALAALAAHPHPLKARAAGRMALLAVVALGAIAGVRGGLVTAAPFAPLVYRAGTIGGVLGAYFVLRDLAPVVNPRALDARLLALDVALFGGEPAVWIQRFVTPATTEWFSFFYLSYFWLLAFYTLSIALRVDHEPLIAEFATGMLLVYCLGQTLYLLVPGFGPSTTFPELFAHPLPRGPWHDALLRTVAAGGSQKDIFPSLHTAGPLFLTLFAFRHRRERWLRIAWAPTGFFAANIVVATLLLRWHYGIDVVAGAALGLGAFVAAVRLPAAEAARRRARGAAPLWPPVTPMRRGASGTDARSDLASRPSLRSPG
- a CDS encoding N-acetyltransferase; protein product: MASPVAIDVVDLRRRSDRRRFLDVAAPIYRDHPCYVEPLRGERLKFLDPDVNPGLANLEIQAWIARRDGRDVGRITAHVDRLYDGLHGTGTGWFGFFESIDDPAVAHALLAAAVRRHAARGATEMIGPMSFTTNQECGLLVENFTRRPTFGTSYNPPYYEALLTSFGCRGVKDLYGWWMDVTTGFEEPGRARIAAFAERLKARADVVIRHAERRRYRDEWALMFDIYQEAWRDNWGYSPITREEFGWTAESARPILREELALIVEVHGQPVGFAISLPDANEIAPRNGRLFPFGWVRFAFGLRHIRHARLILLGIRPAYRKRGLESLLCIETALRARQIGLGGGEVSWTLEDNVLINRAIEAMGGRRDRTWRLYRMPLAASV